The genomic stretch CATTAGATTTGTCCTTGTGTGCAATCTTCCTGCCGTATCAACAATGAGGATATCGGTATCCCTTGCTTGGGATGCTTTCAGTGCATCAAATGCGACGGCCGACGGGTCTGAACCGCTCTGGCCTCTTAAGAAGTCGCTGCCGACCCTTTTTGCCCAAATTTCAAGTTGCTCTACAGCCGCGGCCCTAAAGGTATCTGCGGCAGCAACCATTACGGTTTTACCTTCGTTACTGAATTTGTATGCAATTTTCCCGATTGTGGTAGTTTTTCCCACCCCATTCACTCCTGCGATAATTATTACAAATGGTTTTGATTCTATTTTAAGGGGTTTCCCCTCGGACTTTTTCAGCATTTCCAAACATTCTTGTTTAAGGGTGTCCATTATCGCCTTTGAGTCTCTAAGCGATTTCTTCGATAGCTTTTCCTCAATCCTTTGCCTGAGCTTCAAGGTTGTACCAACCCCAAGATCCGCCGTAATTAGTGCCTCCTCAAATTCATCCCATAGATCCTCATCTATTTCCCTTTTTGAGAGTATTTGGTCTAATTTGCCAACCAGGCCAACTTGAGTTTTCGAAAGACCCGACCGGAGTCTTGAAAAAAGGCTTTCCTTGGTTTCAGGCATTTCCTGCACCCTTTTTTCTGCAACGTCATACGGTTCTGTTGTATCGACCATTGCTTTTTCAAATGCATAGCGGTCTTCGTCAATGACGGCTTCTGGCTTTATCCTAAGCTCTTCTTCCACTGCCAGTTCTTTGGTTCCTTGTGTAGATTCATCGGGTCGCGTTTGCTCTAGTACGTCTTGTTGTACCGATTTATTCAATATACGATCAGTCTCAGTGTATTTATCTACTACTGGTTCTTCATGAGGAATATCTTTATGAGGTTCAATGGCTGATTTAACAGGTGAAACATCATGTCTAGGTGTCTCCTCGGGTAAGGAATCCTCTTTTTTGGGTTCCGGTTTTTCTTCGAATAAATAGGTCAGAATTAATGAAATAATTACAATGCCCGCGATCAATATGATAATCCATATTGGTCCGTGGAGGTCGGTGTAAAAATTATTCAAAAGGGGGATTAATTTCTCCATAACTCTATAGCGGTATTACAGAAATTAGTAGCTTTAAGTATTACTTAAATAAGAATCAGATTATTATTACATTCCTGTCTGCTATTATATGATACCATATGATTTGTGGAAAACCTTAATTCCGGTTTTCATCATTAAGCTTTGTGTCTTTTCCAATTAATAGCTTTTACACACAATCCTCATCGGAGATTTTCAGAGTCTTCATCCAAGGCTATTGTCGGGTACATCATGTAGTGATCGATGAGCAATCCGGATTGGCAAAACGAAGGCTATTTGATATGTTATTTGGCGCCCCCTATAATCTAACATTCCAATATCATTGTATTATATTTTAAAACTTGCGGAGATCAAAATTTCTGATATATAATACGTTGTAAATGGCACATGGTTTTGTTCACCTCCATCTACATTCTCAATATTCCCTGCTCGATGGCGCAATAAAATTTGAAGAACTTTTCTCTAAATTACATGAGTTAGGAATGAATTCAGTGGCGCTCACCGACCATGGGAATCTCTTTGGCGCTTTTGACTTTTATAAAAAGGCGAAACAGTTTTCGATTAAGCCCATTATAGGTTGTGAAGTGTACATTACTCCGAAGTTAAAATCGGATAGTACAAACCATGAGAGAAACAATCATCTCATCCTTCTTTCAATGAATCAGCAGGGCTATAAAAACCTATCTAATCTGGTCACCAAGGCATATTTTGAAGGATTTTACAGGAAACCAAGAATAGATCATGAGCTTCTAGAAAAGCACAGTGAAGGGCTCATTGTACTGAGCGGCTGTCTTAATGGCGAGGTTTCCAGGAGCATTCTGAATAATGATATGAAAGAATCGTTAAGCATTGCGGCAAAATACAAGGAGATGTTTGCGGATCGATACTACCTTGAGATTCAGGCAAATAGACTTTCGGACCAGGAACTCGTGAATGAAAAGGTCAAAGAGCTCGGTAAGAGACTTAAAATACCGATTGTTGCTACTAACGATTGTCACTTTTTAAGGCGAGAGGATTCTAAACCACATGATGCTCTTTTATGCATACAGACCGGGACGACATTGGCGGATAAAAATAGGTTTAGATTTCAGGGCGACGAATATTATGTTAAGTCTCACGAGGAAATGCTTGAATCTCTCAGGGGACACGAAGAGGGGATCGAGAGGACGTTAGAAATTGCGGATCGGTGCAATTTTGATTTCGAAACCAATGGTTACAAGTTGCCCGTGTTCGAACTAGAAGATGGGAGATCACACGATGAATATTTAGCTGGACTAGCTAGGGAGAAGCTCGGCAAAAAATTAATGGAAAATGACGTCCCTTCAAACATGATTCCCGTTTACAGAGAGCGTCTCGAGAGTGAAATCAGTACGTTGAAGGATATGGGGTTTTCCGATTATTTGCTGGTTGTTGCAGATTTCATTGATTTTGCAAAGTCACACGGCATACCCGTTGGACCTGGGAGAGGAAGTGCTGCTGGTAGCCTGGTTGCTTATGCACTCGGCATTACTGAAATTGATCCGATACCATACAATCTCATTTTTGAAAGGTTTCTTAATCCCGAGAGAGTAAGTATGCCCGACATCGACGTTGATTTTTGCGGAGATCGAAGAGATGAAGTTATAGGGTATGTTACCGGAAAATACGGGTCCGATAAGGTTGCTCAGATCGGCACTTTTGGAACAATGTCTGCAAAGGCTGTAATAAAAGATGTTGGCAGAGTTCTTGGAATTCCCTATGCGGACGTTGACAAGTTTACCAAACTAATCCCGTCATTCAGGGGCAAGGTTTTTAGCATTGATGACTCAATCGCTCAAGTCCCGCAAATAAGGGACCTGATTGAAAAATCACCCGCACTTAAAGAACTGGTTGAACTCGCTCGACCTCTCGAGAATATGGTGAGGCACTCCTCTACACATGCAGCTGGTGTCGTGATATCTAGTGAACCGCTTGCCGACTATATTCCGTTGTATCGGGGATCAAACAATGAAGTTGTAACACAGTATGATATGAATTCGATTGAACACTTGGGATTTGTGAAATTTGATTTCTTAGGATTAAAGACTCTAACAGTAATAGATAGAACCATTAAATTAATAAAAGAGGGTCGAAATTCCACAGATAGTCTTGATTTTGACATCTCAAAAATTCGTCTCGACGATCCCGATGTTTTTAAACTTCTTTCAAGCAATTATACAAGAGGAATTTTCCAAATTGAGTCATCTGGCATGAAGGAGCTTCTTCAAAGCCTTCAAGCGACGAATTTTGAAGATATCGTTGCCGTGCTCGCGCTTTATCGCCCCGGACCACTCGACAGTGGTATGGTAGACGAATTTATTAAACGAAAACATGGGGAGAAGGATATAGAGTATCCTCTCCCTGAACTGGAAGGAATCTTAAAAGACACATATGGACTTTTTGTCTACCAGGAGCAGATAATGAAGACGGCCAGCTTAGTGGCTGACTACAGTCTTGGCGAGGCGGATCTTCTCAGGCGCGCTATGGGAAAGAAGAAGTCGGCTGAGATGAAGGCTCAGAGACAGCGATTTCTAAGTGGGGCGAAGAAAAATGGAATAAGCCATAAAAAGGCCAAAGAGATATTTGACACGATGGAAAAATTCGCCGATTATTCGTTCAACAAGAGTCATAGCACCGCTTACGCATTATTAACATATCAAACCGCTTACCTCAAGACTCACTTCCCGGCTGAATTTATGGCTGCCCTGCTATCTGCCGAATCAGGAAACAGCGATAAAGTTATATCAAGCATTGCGGAATGCAGGGAAATGGGGATTGAGGTACTCCCACCCGATGTGAAAGAGAGCATGTCGGGATTTACGGCTCAGGCTGGAAAAATTAGGTTTGGTCTTTCCGCGATTAAGCATGTTGGTCAGTCGACGGTTGATGCAATAATAGAATCGAGAAACGAGGGTGGAAAATTTAATTCAGTATTTGATTTCTGTGAGCGGGTGAGTTCGAGAAAAGTAAATAGGAGGACCATCGAGAGCCTGATAAAGAGCGGTGCTTTTGATTCATTGGGAAATCATAGGGCACAACTCATGGAATCGGTAGATACACTCTT from Thermodesulfobacteriota bacterium encodes the following:
- the ftsY gene encoding signal recognition particle-docking protein FtsY, translating into MNNFYTDLHGPIWIIILIAGIVIISLILTYLFEEKPEPKKEDSLPEETPRHDVSPVKSAIEPHKDIPHEEPVVDKYTETDRILNKSVQQDVLEQTRPDESTQGTKELAVEEELRIKPEAVIDEDRYAFEKAMVDTTEPYDVAEKRVQEMPETKESLFSRLRSGLSKTQVGLVGKLDQILSKREIDEDLWDEFEEALITADLGVGTTLKLRQRIEEKLSKKSLRDSKAIMDTLKQECLEMLKKSEGKPLKIESKPFVIIIAGVNGVGKTTTIGKIAYKFSNEGKTVMVAAADTFRAAAVEQLEIWAKRVGSDFLRGQSGSDPSAVAFDALKASQARDTDILIVDTAGRLHTRTNLMEELKKLRRVISRELDGAPNETLLVLDATTGQNAIQQAKMFNEAIDITGIILTKLDGTAKGGVILAIADELNIPVKFIGIGESLGDLREFNAEEFVEALFVTGEETIH
- the dnaE gene encoding DNA polymerase III subunit alpha; this encodes MAHGFVHLHLHSQYSLLDGAIKFEELFSKLHELGMNSVALTDHGNLFGAFDFYKKAKQFSIKPIIGCEVYITPKLKSDSTNHERNNHLILLSMNQQGYKNLSNLVTKAYFEGFYRKPRIDHELLEKHSEGLIVLSGCLNGEVSRSILNNDMKESLSIAAKYKEMFADRYYLEIQANRLSDQELVNEKVKELGKRLKIPIVATNDCHFLRREDSKPHDALLCIQTGTTLADKNRFRFQGDEYYVKSHEEMLESLRGHEEGIERTLEIADRCNFDFETNGYKLPVFELEDGRSHDEYLAGLAREKLGKKLMENDVPSNMIPVYRERLESEISTLKDMGFSDYLLVVADFIDFAKSHGIPVGPGRGSAAGSLVAYALGITEIDPIPYNLIFERFLNPERVSMPDIDVDFCGDRRDEVIGYVTGKYGSDKVAQIGTFGTMSAKAVIKDVGRVLGIPYADVDKFTKLIPSFRGKVFSIDDSIAQVPQIRDLIEKSPALKELVELARPLENMVRHSSTHAAGVVISSEPLADYIPLYRGSNNEVVTQYDMNSIEHLGFVKFDFLGLKTLTVIDRTIKLIKEGRNSTDSLDFDISKIRLDDPDVFKLLSSNYTRGIFQIESSGMKELLQSLQATNFEDIVAVLALYRPGPLDSGMVDEFIKRKHGEKDIEYPLPELEGILKDTYGLFVYQEQIMKTASLVADYSLGEADLLRRAMGKKKSAEMKAQRQRFLSGAKKNGISHKKAKEIFDTMEKFADYSFNKSHSTAYALLTYQTAYLKTHFPAEFMAALLSAESGNSDKVISSIAECREMGIEVLPPDVKESMSGFTAQAGKIRFGLSAIKHVGQSTVDAIIESRNEGGKFNSVFDFCERVSSRKVNRRTIESLIKSGAFDSLGNHRAQLMESVDTLLTYTSIKQKCSPEGQSTLFTMNESLSQPRLPEVEEWNEKEILKNEMEVLGFFVTNHPMAKYVSEIEEYTSNIDTEHICEIKERSEVTIAGVVRSMTVRHTKNGSGIFGNLVLEDMKGSVEVLIFNDLLRKSLPLLEEKVEPIIVKGRLETTEERVRIRANNILSLREVRNNSKVHIRPRDSVKRDDLHRLMEIIKYYPGESLVHLHFETSLGEAVIEIGESRVEIQDKFIEDVEGLFGKGTLRFG